The segment TGAGCAGGTCGTAGTGGGTGAACACCTCGATGCTGTGGTAGTGCCTGAGACGGGATGAAAGTGTAAAGTAAGTTCAAACCTACGTACATCAGTTAAAACGTGAGTATAAACCGGGCTTCTATAAAACCcgttttgttgtttgtgatgCCGTCAAAACACAAGCAACAATTGTAAAAGTGGGCAGGAAGGTGACAGTTTGTCTCATTACGGAACCAGACCAGAACAGACCGGAGCAGAGGTCCACCGTGTGTTCTGCTCGGGGAGCTGGTGACTGGGTTGGAATCAGAACCACAGCCGCTGAGATAAGAAGCCCTGCAGCCACCGGTTGACCAGTGGTAAGGATGTTTCttgtaaacattattttgtaCGATAAAAGATTGTTAATTGTGTTAAATAACAGACTTTTATATGTGTTTGTCTTCAATGGTTCAATTTCAAATCTGACGTTCATCTTCTGCTGCAgtcattcttcttttttacctCCAGTAGTAAGTGTGTTTTTCCTCATGTGCCCTTATAACGATGTCCAGTCCTGTACTGTGGTGGAGATTATACAGCGTTCCACTTCCAACAACACCACACATAGTTCATTTGGATCTACCTGTGGCACTGGTGCCATGTCCAGCTTTCTCTGGTGGCTTTGGGTCGGAAGTCGGCGCGGCCCATGTTCATGATGCGGGAGGAGAAGCGCAGCAGGCGGCGGTGCCCATAGGGCCAGTTCATCCTGGCAGCGGAGGAGGAAAGGCAGTTCTCCTCATTGGCGCAGGTCAGCAGGTGCAGGGGCCGGTCCTCCAGGTAAGCCGTCTCCTGGACGAGCTGAGCGTCCAGCACGAGGTCCGGAGCGGCTGCAAGGGGCCCAAAGTCACACTTTAGGTCATTACCGTGACAAAGGGGTCTTTTTTATTCCAAGCATTCTTCTTTCTTAATAAACCTGAGGTCTTATATTACCCACAAGTCAGTCAAAGCTAGAAGGGTGTTTAGTTACTACAATGTGTAAAATATGACAAATGTGCACATTTGCTGCTTTTGGACTTACTTTCTGCACATGTGACTCCTGCAGCcctgccttctcctcctctgggacAGTAGACGTTGGTGTTTCTGCGACACTGCTGGACCGACATCTCGGTGCCGCTGCAGTGGGTTCCACTCAGAACCAGCTCACCAGCATCCGAAGAACCGGGCCAGTACCAGGTCTCCTGCGCAGAGACAAGAGAACGTCTTAAACACCCTTCAGCGCTGAAGCTGTAAACAAAGTTATCAGCACACATCATCACGTTTTCCACTCCTTTCCACAATGCAAAAACCGCCAGTtaaatatccccccccctcctcaaaacCCGCCTCACGCTGCCCTTTTCCATGCACGGCTCTATTTTCAGTCTGTTTGCTGTGTGAATTCTTCCTGATTTCTCTTCGCCTCACTTtcccttcttttatttttgtagagCTGGAAGCGGGCGCTTGAGAAGCCTGTAATTACCCCGGGCCTCGGTAATAACACagcacagacgcacaaacagcCGCCATCGAGACGCAGCAACACACCGAAACAGACGCCTGAGGCCAGAGAGCGCCTTCTTTCTACCATCCTCGCGTTTACCTGATGAGCCGTTGAGGCGAAGCCCAAACCAAGTTGCCGACACACCACCATGGCCTCGTTGATGCCCCAGTTCTCACTGCAGACGGAGCCCCAACGCTTCGCCCCCCCGACCTCCATCAGCACCTCCACGCGGCCCTGTGACGGCTCTCTGCCTCCTGCCAGACGCACCTGAAGGTGACGAGGGAAGAGGGTGTTTAATcggtcccggggggggggggggatgctgccgAAGGCCCGCTGTGCACATTCTGCAGTCCCCACCGTGGCCTGCATGCCGGTGTTGGGCACGTTGCAGCGGACGGCCACATCCTGGTTGTGCTTGCAGGTGTAAAGCGGCACAGGTCGGTAGGTGCACTCTGTGATCGACTTCTCCCTGCCGACACACTGCACACTGTTCATGTGGATGGGGCCCGTACCTGCAGCAGAAGGGTTTGACAGGGGATTTGTTTAAGTCTCTTGCCAACAATAGGCCACATGCAAAGAGgcaggttcacacacacacacacacacacacacacacacacacacacacacacacacacacacacacacacagacagaccgaAGAGCAAAGCACCTAAAGCGCTCTGCAGCCACAGATGTCCACACAGCTGGGTTGGAAGCCCAGCCTCTGGTGTGGCTTTGAATCTGAGCTCAGCCACAGATTCCAAATTACTGTACACTCTGTCCGGCACAGCCAGCCACGCTTTATAAACCCAAATAGAAACCAGAAATGGTGAAATAGAGGAAAACCTTTGAACACATCTCTTTTGGCGTAGGTGTGTGAGGCGAAGGCTGAAGCCCTATAATTTGGCCTTAAATAGCTAATGATGTCATCAAGTCTTGCTTCCATTTGCTCTCGGTTCACTGCGCTCCCCATGAGCCCAGAGATCGGATTCATCTCCAATACGTTATATGTTCACGTTACTCTGTTGAACTGCCCTGAGACGTAAAGCCACAGTGCTCCATTGTGACATTTAGTCAGACATATGCACCTCCTGTGGTGGAGCCTCTCCATGTTACACTGCATTTCCATGAATGACTTCATTAAGTGCAGTGGAGAGACAGAAATGCACCAGCTATTACAGGGCATGGAATGTGCGTGTTTGGGCAGGAAGATAATGGGAGGAAATGAATGTGATTACTGCAGCGGTGTGCTGAGAACAAAAAGGACAATAATTGAAATAAGTGTCTGACTCTATTTTTTCTGCTGTATTCTACTCCCCACAACAAAATCAGTGCCAAAGTCATCAGAGGGTTTCGAGTGTTCAGCACTGATTGACATCCTGGTTTCAAAGCGGTGCAAACGTTTCACATACAAATGGTGTATTTTGATAAGAACACATCCCATTGTTGTGGTCGCTGGGACCTCATAGCAAAGTTTCACTGGTTTAATTGGCACGAGGAGAGCTCCTCAACAACCAGCTTCTGCGACTGAAGTGGAAGTCGGTCTGTAAACATTTTCTCTCTTATTTGTCTGATCGGAGGCCGCGGCTCCCCGAGAGCTGACAACTGTTTAGTCTGAAGGTTCACAGAACTGAACTGATGGTGCTTAGAGTGCGTGGTTCAGGTTCAGGTCTGTGGCCGGGCATCttacagattgtatgaagagtAACTGTCTCACTGTGGGACAAGGTGACAAACGTCTCCCACCGCGACCCCACTGGGCCGGAGAGTAAAATGCGTCACTGGAAAGCATCCGTAGCGTCCACAACTGTGTGTCATGGACGTGTCCCTTCTCACCCTGTCCCAGCTGAGCCTTGGTGAGCGCCTCTTTGGCCGTCCCAAAGCCCAGCTCCCTGCAGACCACGCTGGCCGCAGTGATGTCCCAGAGGTGGTCGCACACTGTGCCCCACTTCCCCTCCTTCAGCACCTCCACGCGGCCCTCCCCGAGCCGGGGCCCCGCCTTCAGACGCACGACGGGCTGCAAGGGAGAACCAGGAGTAGAGTTACTACATGGGGACAGCCCTGATCTTtactctttgtttgtgtgtggataGCCGTCTTCTTGCTGTAGTTACACATCCAGCAAAGAGAGGGCCAGTGGTACCGATCAAGAGAACGCTATGAAATATCAAACATTTCTTCTCATTCAAACAGAGCCTCACTGACCGGCGTGGCAGGTGGTGCAGGGGCTCTGCCGTAGCGTGTGAACTGTGGTCCAGGGACACAGCGGACCACGGCGTGCATGCCGCCGCGGCATGGGACATCACTCCTGGGGATGGACAGCTGGGCCTGGCACTGCGCCAGGGAGACCTCCACGCCCTGACACTGCACCTTCTCCACCCAGTAGGCCTTCTTACTGGTCAGCGTCCTtagcctgcggggggggggcagggaggtaTATTTGCACATTTGTCATGCCAATGAAATGTCAATCTATGAAGTTATATCCTTTAGAAAGTAGATGGTATACCTCGAGGACGGATCAGCTATCTTAGAGTCCCACAGTTTCCTGAAAGAAAGGACATTCCACTTTGGAGTTACAACGGTGCCTctgtacatcccccccccccccccccctcccccccagggcTGCAGGCTCATCCTTTCTTCTTGTCCTTTACATGCTGACTCGGTCATTCTCTCTATCAACCCTACAATAAAGGAGCCGAGAGCTTTAACGGAGACGTCATGCTGGGAAGGGCGTGTGTCTTTGGGTAAACAAAGCGCTCCTGTACAGGGGGGCAGATCCACAACAACGGATCACATtactgcctttttttgttttctaaaccACCACCTTGTTGTCAGGACTTTTTTAGATCTTCCATCTCAGCATTCACGGGTATTCCTGTCTCAGTGTTTGTCTAAATGTCTACAGTTAATGTCGGGTTGGGCCATACTAAAAATACGTGTAAGTCACTATACATTAATCCCTTTGAGAAGCCTGTTTGACGTCTGCCAACATTAACAGGGGTCTGCAAACGGTGTCTAGCTCCATGGAAATGAGCCTTTCTTAAGCTAGAGTCAGACCCTGTCAAATTCTGAAAGGAAGCACTGTGTATTAACAAAATGAGGCCCCCtacgcctgcacacacacacacacacacgcacacactataCTAAAACCTAAAtaagaagaagggaaaaaaactcAATACGATTAAATAAAAGAATGATTCATAAACCAGGCAGAGTCTGGGAAGTGTGAGCTGACCACTTGCATCAACCCGTGTGACCGCAGACAGGTGCAGCGTGACTGATGCTGTTCATGAATGTGCCGAAATTAAATGACTCACAACACCAAGAATAGACATTAGCAGACTCTACGACCAGACTCATGATGCAATTAAATATTTGGCAACCTAAAAGCAGTATGTTTCCTCTCCAGGAGAACCCCACTATCCCAGAAATGTGTTTGAGGAAACAATAGAACAATCAGAGAGAACGTTGTGATCAACtattaattagggccgggactcgattaaaaatattaatcgaATTAATTaaaggctttgtaattaatgaatcgaaattaatcgcattttaattgcataaatatttgacctgagaacagtgagaagtaatttttttcacatggatttttatttttgttcaaccaattccagcagagaagtgtagaaatagcatatttagaaatatagtactttcctgatccacatttgggatttgattctcaaATTTGAttctggtttagctccataggggagtcggtatggatcctctcaattcacacgcgggcatcagcacacatgtcgaaaaaaatgaaataaggatcacagcataaaagtagtgaaatcaactagggctttattagaaatgccattatatgacttcaCTTGACCTGCagttctattataacggtatggaacggttgtggattccagcctgagaatctatgagaattgattctaaagcatcaacaggtgtgtggtggaacagtgcagggagatagcaggaaggctgaagtgtggaggatcctcagttcaaacctgctccctcagaaggagggtttggttgcagtcagggcttcaaactgtaaactttgaaacagttttgaggtttgagtagcagtctcaaggttaaatacgagaaacaaaattttaattggtgcatggtgaggtagtgcagcacaagagctgaggagctactgtccttactctataggttgtgggttcaagcccagtcttgggtttgagcctttggctttacttcagatttgagtagcaatctcaaggttaaatacaacaaacaaagggctggttaatgtgtggtgaagtagcacagtggaagagctgctgacctaagcccctgcactgcacttgaaggttgtgggttcaagcccagatgtggaaatagcattcaaaaggagttttgaggtttgagtagcagtctcaaggttaaatacgagaaacaacaatttaatttgtgcatggtgaggtagtgcagcacaagagctgaggagctactgtccttactctataggttgtgggttcaagcccagtcttgggtttgagcctttggctttacttcaggtttgagtagcaatctcaaggttaaatacaacaaacaaagggtcgGTTAGTGTGTCGTGAAGTAGCACaatggaagagctgctgacataagcccctgcactgcaattgaaggttgtgggttcaagcccagatgaggaaaaagcatttaaaaagatttttgaggtttaactcacatgctcaaggttaaataggagaatcaaagttggcaaaatgtgaccaggactggtagtgtaggggtgcaagctagagcccagaagcctctgtgtgcaccgccagtgggttcaaatcccgcccctgccaagtcttgagcgcactaccgcggaggtagtagtgggggcattgtccccactggttgtttcagagaagtgaaccctgggggttatgcagaaacacaaggcgcgttcacttgagttatgatggcattgtcaagaatgatgaagaatcttttgctaatgaattgaatttgatgttaattgctttgctttagcctttagcacttattagacatgctacgtagcctatagggttccacctttttgacgggagagaaggccggatgagtcagtaaagatgagcagatgtgtctcattcagtggtcacactgacatgaaacttattacagcctctgagggcctttttcaagacaatcacatgtttgtctacttcagggcatcctgtggacaaccttaaactgacagtctggcacagggtgtagatttgtttacccttgttagtgcatccaccctccaattctctgttacattcaaattcaactcacttgtgccttcaccaatgcaggaaggatgaatagcatggttgatcctccaagatgcaccaatccgtctctggggcaatatcccattatgattttttataaatgtcagttacccaaaactaaaaaaggatttaggaagagccaccgtgtcccttgagggttgaacccagatgaggtttaaagtacagaaatttggggcatttggcattagtgacagggacgtgtaggttgctccatctaagatcattccattcatgtcatgggaaaaaaatattgtgaaaaaagtcaaaatatgtagggtcaaaaaagaaaagattttttttaaataataggtaaaaaattatttgCTGCTTCTTCTGATCTTTTCctattccttctttcttttattctttcttttcttcccttttcttcgatgtctttttgttgtgttgatggtgtgtgtctgttgcagTGTCTGCATCTCTCATAACTTGGTAGTAAATCCAAATGAGAGCGACAGACTATCAGGGGTTGTGCCTCCATGGTTTGGAGGGGGCTACCCATATAATTGCTTGCTGTGCTTGGCAGTGTCTGCTGTGCGGTCGAGCAGAAGCATGTTGGTTCACACACACCAGACATGGAAATATGCACGAACATATCGACTTCCCCCGACTCAAAACGAAGCTCTTTAATACTAATCAACGAGGGATCTAAGTCCTTCTGAGCTGGGCATCGTCTATCTTCACGGGACGAGGACCAGCACGTCGGTCTGGTTATCAGCGCTTTGTCAGGGGGGCTCTTCCCCATCTAATgaggaggtttaaaaaaaagaggatatgAACACAGCATCGAGCCTCAGGAACAACAAACAAGTTGGGACTACAGCCCTGCTGAACTCTCTGAACCTCAAGAGACAGCAGGCTGCCACAGCGGCTCCACAGCAGCCTCGGGCCGGTCCATCAACCTCCATAGAACCAAAGCTCAAAGGGGTCATAATGATGTACTTGAACCATGAAATGTAGGCTACAGCGTAATGAAATGTAGGCTACAGCATAATGAAATGTAGGCTACAGCATAATTGCCACAAAGGCATAGAGGATATTTTAATATCACATATAACGGAGCAGTGGGTGGAAGTAAATTAGAAGAAAGGGTGTTCAGCAGTCAACAGCATATTCTACTGGAGCGCTCAGATCCTAATTGCAGCTGCTCCAGTGGCCACAAACCACAAAGAAGAACAGCCATGAATCCCAGCCACCAGCACCATTAAGATGTGACATGCCTCTCATTGTGCATGGATCAATATATAAGCACACTCCACAGACAGGGCAGCAGCTGTGTTTGAgcatcacacacaaaatgatccAAGGATGTTGCTAGAAAAggaacactcaacgaagtgctaacaatttaactctaataagtgtcaaaataaatctgctcattgttaaatacaacgtcatttagctgatgcttttatcaaaagcaactaaTGTTGCATTTTTTACACATGGAGTTCACATTTTAGACCAGGGAGAAATTCAGGGTTGTATTGCACAGGGACACTTTGCATTGGAACATGGGAAAGCCAGgtttcaaaccaacaaccttgtggttcctggtgcaccatcaccaatccatgcaccacattacatggagttaagcctgataccaagaagtgtgacactgtacagttacatttcaatcctatcaaagagttattTTAACTCTacttgcaaatgaatctgatcttgacactagacgatgactccaactctttcgtacaattgactctgtaagagttgaatctttttacagtgtgatttcaactctgcacttcaacacttttgcccaacactggaaaattagCCTGGAGTGAAGGTGTGGACAAGCAGACCAACATGGACATCCCTAAACAATGCTGTAGGTGTTAAGTAGATAAGTACGGATCCCATTGCATTTTGTGGGAGACCTATTGGTTGAGGTTAATCAATGACATTGGGTAATTGCTTATTGATACTGACCTACTGTAAGTTAAGTCACCCCTACCTCTGGGAACACGGACCCCTGCCCCATCGTAGCGCTTGAATGCTATGCAGGGCGGGTTGGATTCATAATAACGCTGATAAGGCGTCAAAAGGACAGGTCCATAATAACTGTTTAAAAATACATGGTCATCTGGCACTAGATGCCAATGGTCCACTTTGCTGCTTCATGAAATAAAAGAACAGTTTGCTCCATTTGTCGCCATGTAGGCGGTTGATGAAGAACAAACAACATTCCCTGGCCAGGTCCAGAGTGTACACAAGCTGCTGGTTGGGTTCTTGGAACAAGTTTGTCCACAGATCTTTGAGTTGTTTTGCAGTGTTTTTGTCCACATTAACATTCgtcattttttcccccctcgcATTTGCTGCGTCTGACCTGACTGAAGAAGCCCCGGAGAGATAAGATGTTATGAGAGAGACATTCAGTGGCGTGCTGCGGTGTGCGGGGCAGCTGAGGAGAAGCCCAGCAGGACACAGGGGGTAAATACTGGAGAGACACCGAGAGACAGATGGGGCAGGGCAGCGCGCTCACCCTGTTAGCCAAGCCATAAAAAGACCTCTGTGggcagacagacggacacacactgGGTTGTGTTTGCGGGTGCACAGGCGGgaatgcgcgtgtgtgtatttgcgtatttatttgtgtgcgtgcatggaTTTTGGAGATGGTTCATGTGAGGTCTGCTACGGGCTGTGTGACTGGGGTGGAGCCGGGGACGTattagcatgtgtgtgtagctgGGCTTGTTTCATCGTATGTGACATGAAAGGCTTTGAAGGTTTGTGTAGGTGCTAAAGTGGTTATTTATGGCTAAAGTTAGACCGGTGTTGTTGACTTACAGAGACAGATTCAACAAAACAACCCTGACATTGAGCAAattatgtgtgttttagtgACTAAAGAGTTATATTTTGAAATCATACAACAAAGAGAAAGCTGgagtcctttttcttttcctaccTATGCACTGTACACATTTTGATCAGAAGGGTTTTCTGTCTGCTAAActaaaaatatatcaatatactGCACTACAAGAGCTCCACctcacaggcaaaatgtaatcagGATCATTTTCTGTTGTGAAGAACAGGAAATGATCGCGTCCTTGTCAGCGACACTCTTGTTATTGAGTTATTTAGTCGTGTGTAAGCAAACAGTTTCCTATTCTGACATCTTGCAAACATGGTGAAAGTAATCGTTTGTTTGCACTTGGTCTTCTACTTAATAGAATAAAGCACCCTCTGTTTGACTGAATCCAAGGAAAATAAGGGCTCCTCCAACAGGCTCCTTTTTCACCAGCTGCTTACTGTGTCTCTCAACTTTGTATGTTGCTTACTAATTAATGTGCAGTAGATTTATTTGAgcttttttatttgatcaaacTACTAGACCTTTAGGCATCCTGCTATGCTTTAGATAATGCTGCTGcacgtgttttttttagagGTTTCCTAATTACATGAGATTAGAAACTATCTAAGGGAGGATTCTTATAAAGACAcaccatgatgatgatgatgatgatctcgTAGTCTGGATTTGACATTAATAACATGCTCTCTAAGGCTATTTTAAAGGTCTGTGTAGAGGCCCGACGGGGCAGATGGGCCTGGCTCTGCCACAGTGGACCTGTGATGCCGAGTGTGGTTCACCTCTACTACAGGGGGGATGGAAGAGCCATCCATGCATGGGCCGCATCACTTGTGAAGGCATGCGTAGGCCGCTGCATTTTTCCACCCCTTTAATAACcaggtttacacacacacacacacacacacacacacacactcacacacacaccttttccttctctgtccctctgccgcacacacacacactcacctgtagGCGTTTTGGTCAAACCCTTCTGCAGCAGGGAATCCTAACATGCCACAGACGATGCGGCTGCCGCTCAGGTCCCAGCCTCGGTTACACACATGACGCCACCTCCCAGCATGCTTCACTTCCAGCACTCCCTCCGTCACGAGGCCTCCGTGGTTGCTGGACAGCACGGGCCGTAGACGGGCCTCCTCCAAGTGGACCCTGTTGGATCCCTGCAATGTTCAAAGGGAGTCAATCATTGAGTGCTTCATGCTGAATGAATTACCGGAAGGAAATGGTTCTTTGTCACATACAGTGAAGCGTGACTTCATCGTGGCTTCAACCACACCTTGATAAACAAATACCCGCCAGAGAAGAATAACATAATAAGATGGTATGCTGTCATCATCACACTCTCTAATCATCTACATTACAGAAAGGCTGCAGGAAGGAAACTAACAGAAAACAGAGGATTGTTTAATGTGTAGGGATGCATGTCGTCGTGATGATTACAAAACAGTGAAACACAAGGTTTTGAGTTTCTCTCACGCTTGAAGGAACACGTCCACTGGCCTATGGCTACACAGATTAAACTTATGTGTGGGAGTCTGAACAAATCCAGACTGAACCACCTCTTTGCAATACGCCAGGTGTTTTTACCTGTGTGAAGTGCACATCAGTTTCCGGTTCAACATCTGGATGAACGGGCTGCGCTTCCACGTGGTTCCCGCTGAGCCTGTCGCTCCTCCGCTCGGACTGGGATTGGGGCGCCGCGTTCGCCCGTCCCGCTGCCTCTCTTCTCACGGCTTGAGGGCTGTTCCCCGCCGCGTCCTGTCTCTGCCGGTAGGACGCGCCGTTGACCAGGCGCGAGGGCAGCTCGTGCCCCTGCGGCAGAGCCGGGTTGTCGTGTGGGCTCCCTCTGGAGCCACCTCGATTCCTTTGGGAGATCCGGATCTCGTGGCCGTTCTCCTGGGGGGAGATGCTGCTGCGGCGGGAAGACGTCGGGTTGCGATGGAGGGCGATCTCGTGGCCTCTGGCAGAAGAGGAGGGCATCTGGGCCCGGGGCGGCGGGTCGCTCTGCCTCTGCTCGCTCGGCTGCAGACTGGAGGACGAAGGAGTGTCCTGCGCGGACGCGGCGGGGAGTTCTGGCCTCCGCTCTGGGCTGCAGATGACCCCCAGGTCCTCGGCGTGGGTGCAGTCATTGACTCCCCAACCGTTGGAGCGACAGTCTGCGATGGAGGGCTCTGTGCCCACGCAGCGCACGTTGTCCAACCAGATCAGACCTGACAGAAAGGAAAGGGCAGTCGATTATCGACCCGACCCAATGTGCTGGGTGGAAAGCGTCAGCGTCGGGCTGGGCATACCTTGTCCCTCGCCGAACTTTGCGCTGTGTGCCCAGGTCAGGCCGCGCTGGAAGCCCATCTGTCGGCACACCACGTTGGCCAGGTTCAGGTCCACCTCGTCGTCGCACACGGTGCCCCATGCGCCGTTGTAGAACACCTCCACGCGCCCCTCGTTCGCATTGCGGCGGCCCACGCCTGCCAGGCGTACAAGCGCCTCCTGGGCAGACagttgaggggggaggaggaggagcaggaggaggagcgggcaCAAGGAGCCCAAGCACAGcatcctggaggggggggggggggggggaatggggagAAGAGACGGGCT is part of the Pungitius pungitius chromosome 9, fPunPun2.1, whole genome shotgun sequence genome and harbors:
- the LOC119217379 gene encoding lysyl oxidase homolog 4-like isoform X1, with translation MLCLGSLCPLLLLLLLLPPQLSAQEALVRLAGVGRRNANEGRVEVFYNGAWGTVCDDEVDLNLANVVCRQMGFQRGLTWAHSAKFGEGQGLIWLDNVRCVGTEPSIADCRSNGWGVNDCTHAEDLGVICSPERRPELPAASAQDTPSSSSLQPSEQRQSDPPPRAQMPSSSARGHEIALHRNPTSSRRSSISPQENGHEIRISQRNRGGSRGSPHDNPALPQGHELPSRLVNGASYRQRQDAAGNSPQAVRREAAGRANAAPQSQSERRSDRLSGNHVEAQPVHPDVEPETDVHFTQGSNRVHLEEARLRPVLSSNHGGLVTEGVLEVKHAGRWRHVCNRGWDLSGSRIVCGMLGFPAAEGFDQNAYRKLWDSKIADPSSRLRTLTSKKAYWVEKVQCQGVEVSLAQCQAQLSIPRSDVPCRGGMHAVVRCVPGPQFTRYGRAPAPPATPPVVRLKAGPRLGEGRVEVLKEGKWGTVCDHLWDITAASVVCRELGFGTAKEALTKAQLGQGTGPIHMNSVQCVGREKSITECTYRPVPLYTCKHNQDVAVRCNVPNTGMQATVGTAECAQRAFGSIPPPPRDRLNTLFPRHLQVRLAGGREPSQGRVEVLMEVGGAKRWGSVCSENWGINEAMVVCRQLGLGFASTAHQETWYWPGSSDAGELVLSGTHCSGTEMSVQQCRRNTNVYCPRGGEGRAAGVTCAETAPDLVLDAQLVQETAYLEDRPLHLLTCANEENCLSSSAARMNWPYGHRRLLRFSSRIMNMGRADFRPKATRESWTWHQCHRHYHSIEVFTHYDLLTLNGTKVAEGHKASFCLEDTYCPEGLHKRYACYNMGQQGISVGCWDTYRHDIDCQWIDVTDIRPGEYIFQVEVNPSLDMAESDFQNNVMRCRCKYDGERVYMFGCHAGDAYSAEAEDLFDHQHQISNNFL
- the LOC119217379 gene encoding lysyl oxidase homolog 4-like isoform X2, which translates into the protein MLCLGSLCPLLLLLLLLPPQLSAQEALVRLAGVGRRNANEGRVEVFYNGAWGTVCDDEVDLNLANVVCRQMGFQRGLTWAHSAKFGEGQGLIWLDNVRCVGTEPSIADCRSNGWGVNDCTHAEDLGVICSPERRPELPAASAQDTPSSSSLQPSEQRQSDPPPRAQMPSSSARGHEIALHRNPTSSRRSSISPQENGHEIRISQRNRGGSRGSPHDNPALPQGHELPSRLVNGASYRQRQDAAGNSPQAVRREAAGRANAAPQSQSERRSDRLSGNHVEAQPVHPDVEPETDVHFTQGSNRVHLEEARLRPVLSSNHGGLVTEGVLEVKHAGRWRHVCNRGWDLSGSRIVCGMLGFPAAEGFDQNAYRKLWDSKIADPSSRLRTLTSKKAYWVEKVQCQGVEVSLAQCQAQLSIPRSDVPCRGGMHAVVRCVPGPQFTRYGRAPAPPATPPVVRLKAGPRLGEGRVEVLKEGKWGTVCDHLWDITAASVVCRELGFGTAKEALTKAQLGQGTGPIHMNSVQCVGREKSITECTYRPVPLYTCKHNQDVAVRCNVPNTGMQATVRLAGGREPSQGRVEVLMEVGGAKRWGSVCSENWGINEAMVVCRQLGLGFASTAHQETWYWPGSSDAGELVLSGTHCSGTEMSVQQCRRNTNVYCPRGGEGRAAGVTCAETAPDLVLDAQLVQETAYLEDRPLHLLTCANEENCLSSSAARMNWPYGHRRLLRFSSRIMNMGRADFRPKATRESWTWHQCHRHYHSIEVFTHYDLLTLNGTKVAEGHKASFCLEDTYCPEGLHKRYACYNMGQQGISVGCWDTYRHDIDCQWIDVTDIRPGEYIFQVEVNPSLDMAESDFQNNVMRCRCKYDGERVYMFGCHAGDAYSAEAEDLFDHQHQISNNFL